A genomic stretch from Colwellia sp. Arc7-635 includes:
- the ccmE gene encoding cytochrome c maturation protein CcmE gives MNPRRKKRLTIVTSVIIGLGVVAGLVLYALSQNIDLFYKPSEIYNGKADSGLKAIDGQRLRIGGLVVPGSVHRNPDSLKVSFELADMRMPISFSETDQTVIVTYDGILPDLFREGQGIVANGVLVHGNMIEASEVLAKHDENYMPKELADDANGNYSKPSYGKAELDTTTD, from the coding sequence ATGAATCCCCGTCGTAAGAAACGATTAACCATAGTAACATCCGTCATCATTGGCTTAGGTGTTGTCGCCGGCTTAGTTTTATATGCTTTAAGTCAAAATATCGACTTATTCTATAAGCCTTCAGAAATATATAACGGTAAAGCAGATAGTGGTCTTAAAGCAATAGATGGCCAACGCCTACGTATCGGTGGTTTGGTAGTACCAGGAAGTGTTCATCGTAACCCTGATAGTTTGAAAGTAAGTTTTGAGCTTGCTGACATGAGAATGCCTATTAGCTTTTCGGAAACTGATCAGACAGTTATCGTAACTTATGATGGTATTTTGCCGGATTTATTCCGTGAAGGGCAAGGTATTGTTGCCAACGGTGTCTTAGTGCATGGCAACATGATTGAAGCCAGCGAAGTATTAGCAAAGCATGACGAAAACTATATGCCAAAAGAACTTGCTGACGATGCTAATGGTAATTATAGCAAGCCTAGTTATGGCAAAGCTGAGTTAGATACTACCACCGATTAG
- a CDS encoding efflux RND transporter permease subunit, protein MIRSFVKNGRLMSLVITLLVVAGLGALTNLPRTEDPRITNRIASVVTLLPGASAERVEVLISEKIEQKLRKLPEINLLTSNSRPGISIVQVKLQDEITDTKPIWSRVRDLLNDLNPSLPAGTQAPVLEDDRGYAFTQIIALNWQGVDTADVTILGRYANELQNKLKLVQGTDLVTIFGQGSEEVLVELDPIISSQLNLSVTDISKKILNGDAKVSAGQLTNPLNQMQIELVGALHDTDRISNIAIKVDNNGNLMRLGDIADISKTVNYPPTEIAMVNNQQAVVVATRMLPNLRIDQWSNSVQKTLAEFSQTLPDNVSLEVIFDQSSYTETRLSDLVSNIAVGFAIIAVVLLITLGWQAALIVALSLPLTVLFTLSVMNFYGLPIHQMSVTGLVVALGIMVDNAIVMADTVKTNRENGQRRLDAVSNAVNHLWLPLLGSTLTTVLAFMPIVLMPGPAGEFVGGIALSVIFSLVGSYIISHTIVAGLAGRFISQHKAKGAPRWYQVGISLPALNRAFVGLLSWALKHRRTVIIIVFCLPLFGFIAAKQLQEQFFPASDRDMFQIELYLPSQSSIINTKRVSTQLTNYLKTLDGIDDVRWFIGKNAPSFYYNLMPTKDGAQYYGQGMVTATSFEAANRLIPQIQKTLDDMLPEAQILVRKLEQGPPFAAPVELRIFGPNLDRLKTIGDDIRAFMADTQDITHSRSTLQPGTPKVWVDVNEAEANLVGLSLVQVAQQLNTTLSGQANGSIIEATESIPVRVRIGDQQRDDLAALESINIINPSTQQSIPLTAIATLEVKPSRGAIPHRNGVRVNVIEGYIRAGVLPSVVLKRVKEKMAEADYQLHHGYRIEFGGESAERNKAVGKLMASVGLILTLLLTVVVLSFNSFRLSAIIFLSAFQSIGLGLLSVYIFDYPFGFTVIIGLLGLMGLAINAAIVIIAELKMDEQAIQGDSRAIIRCVQSCARHISSTTITTVGGFLPLILAGGGFWPPFAVAVAGGTVLTTILSFIFVPAAFSLLSQRRAFELTKQPVLA, encoded by the coding sequence ATGATCCGCTCATTTGTCAAAAATGGTCGTTTAATGTCTTTAGTGATCACGCTGTTAGTGGTAGCAGGCTTAGGCGCTTTAACTAATTTGCCGCGTACAGAAGATCCAAGAATAACCAACAGAATCGCCAGTGTTGTTACCTTATTGCCAGGAGCAAGTGCTGAGCGAGTTGAAGTATTGATCAGTGAAAAAATCGAACAAAAGCTAAGAAAATTACCTGAAATAAATTTACTGACCTCAAACTCACGTCCGGGTATTTCAATCGTACAAGTCAAATTACAAGATGAAATTACTGACACTAAGCCCATTTGGTCACGTGTCAGGGATTTACTCAATGATCTTAATCCAAGCTTACCTGCTGGCACGCAAGCCCCTGTATTAGAGGACGATAGAGGTTATGCTTTCACGCAAATTATCGCCTTAAATTGGCAAGGCGTTGACACTGCTGACGTCACAATTTTAGGCCGTTATGCCAATGAACTACAAAATAAACTTAAACTGGTTCAGGGGACAGACTTAGTCACTATTTTTGGTCAAGGTTCAGAAGAGGTTTTAGTCGAGCTAGACCCTATTATAAGTAGCCAGCTAAACTTATCAGTCACTGATATTTCAAAGAAAATTCTTAATGGTGATGCCAAAGTATCAGCGGGTCAATTAACCAATCCACTAAACCAGATGCAAATTGAACTCGTTGGTGCCTTACACGATACTGACCGCATCAGTAATATTGCGATTAAAGTAGATAATAATGGCAATTTAATGCGCCTGGGTGATATTGCCGATATTAGCAAAACAGTAAATTACCCACCAACCGAAATTGCCATGGTGAATAACCAGCAAGCCGTTGTAGTCGCAACGCGTATGTTACCCAATTTACGTATTGACCAATGGAGCAACTCAGTTCAAAAAACGCTAGCTGAATTTAGCCAAACGCTGCCTGACAATGTCAGCTTAGAAGTTATATTTGATCAAAGCAGCTATACAGAGACTCGACTAAGCGATTTAGTCAGTAATATAGCGGTAGGTTTTGCAATTATTGCCGTAGTATTACTGATCACGCTAGGTTGGCAAGCAGCCTTAATTGTCGCTTTGTCATTACCTTTAACGGTATTATTTACCTTATCTGTGATGAACTTTTACGGCCTACCGATTCATCAAATGTCGGTTACTGGCTTAGTCGTTGCGCTAGGTATTATGGTTGATAATGCCATTGTAATGGCAGATACGGTTAAAACCAATCGTGAAAATGGTCAGCGTAGACTCGATGCCGTATCCAATGCGGTAAATCATCTTTGGTTGCCTTTGCTCGGTTCAACACTCACCACTGTATTAGCTTTTATGCCAATTGTTTTAATGCCGGGTCCTGCCGGAGAGTTTGTTGGTGGCATTGCTCTTAGCGTTATATTTTCGCTAGTTGGCTCTTATATTATATCTCACACCATTGTTGCCGGCTTAGCTGGTCGCTTTATCAGTCAGCACAAAGCTAAAGGTGCCCCACGTTGGTATCAAGTCGGTATTAGTTTACCGGCCTTAAACCGCGCTTTTGTCGGTTTACTTAGTTGGGCGTTAAAACACAGAAGAACCGTGATCATCATTGTTTTTTGTCTGCCTTTATTCGGCTTTATTGCCGCGAAACAGCTACAAGAGCAATTTTTCCCAGCGTCAGATCGTGACATGTTTCAAATTGAGCTCTATTTACCGTCACAAAGCAGCATAATCAATACTAAACGCGTTAGTACACAGCTCACCAATTATCTTAAAACACTTGATGGTATTGATGATGTGCGCTGGTTTATTGGTAAGAATGCACCATCATTTTATTATAATTTAATGCCTACTAAAGATGGCGCGCAATATTATGGTCAAGGTATGGTGACCGCAACAAGCTTTGAGGCCGCTAACCGTTTAATTCCTCAAATTCAAAAAACACTTGATGACATGTTACCCGAAGCACAAATACTAGTGAGAAAGCTCGAACAAGGTCCTCCTTTTGCCGCGCCAGTAGAGCTACGTATTTTTGGCCCTAACCTCGATCGTTTAAAAACGATTGGTGATGACATTCGTGCTTTTATGGCTGATACGCAAGACATAACCCATAGTCGTTCAACACTACAACCAGGCACACCAAAAGTTTGGGTGGATGTAAACGAAGCTGAAGCAAACTTAGTTGGCTTGTCATTAGTACAAGTGGCCCAGCAGCTTAATACCACGTTATCAGGGCAAGCAAACGGTTCAATCATCGAAGCCACTGAATCTATACCGGTTAGAGTTAGAATTGGCGATCAGCAACGCGATGACTTAGCCGCCTTAGAAAGTATTAATATTATTAACCCAAGTACACAGCAGTCAATTCCACTGACGGCGATTGCCACGTTAGAAGTTAAACCGAGCCGTGGTGCTATTCCACATCGCAACGGGGTGCGCGTCAATGTTATTGAAGGCTATATTCGTGCTGGCGTTTTACCATCGGTAGTACTCAAGCGAGTCAAAGAAAAAATGGCCGAAGCGGATTACCAATTACACCATGGTTATCGCATAGAGTTTGGCGGTGAGTCAGCGGAGCGTAATAAAGCGGTGGGTAAACTAATGGCCAGTGTTGGTTTGATATTGACACTTCTATTGACGGTTGTCGTGTTGTCATTTAACTCATTTAGATTAAGTGCCATTATATTTTTATCGGCATTTCAATCGATTGGTTTAGGGCTATTGAGCGTTTATATCTTTGATTATCCGTTTGGTTTTACCGTTATTATTGGTTTATTAGGCTTGATGGGGCTTGCTATCAATGCCGCGATTGTCATCATCGCGGAATTAAAAATGGACGAGCAAGCAATACAAGGCGACAGTCGTGCGATTATTCGCTGTGTACAAAGCTGCGCACGTCATATTAGCTCAACAACAATAACAACCGTTGGTGGTTTTCTACCGCTAATATTGGCTGGTGGAGGATTCTGGCCACCTTTTGCAGTCGCCGTTGCTGGCGGTACGGTATTAACGACTATTTTATCGTTTATCTTTGTACCTGCCGCATTCTCATTATTAAGTCAACGTAGAGCCTTTGAATTAACTAAGCAACCAGTATTAGCTTAA
- a CDS encoding TetR/AcrR family transcriptional regulator, producing MVNIRSKSESKSKQILDAATLLFTEQGYSSTSMDLIAKHANVSKQTVYSHFGNKAELFAASIKQKCDSYQMTQVSLEHGTEPADVLFILAKRFVAMLTSKEALAVHKICAYESKSHPQLSELFYQEGPERMVNDVTKLMAEFHTKQQLSIPEPRFAAIQFLNMAKGECWMRVEFNTKKQISEAEINSYLKASVALFIKGYSL from the coding sequence ATGGTAAATATTCGAAGTAAAAGTGAAAGTAAAAGCAAGCAAATACTAGATGCTGCAACCTTGTTGTTTACTGAGCAAGGGTACAGTTCTACCAGTATGGATTTAATCGCTAAGCACGCCAATGTATCTAAACAAACGGTGTATAGCCATTTTGGTAACAAAGCTGAATTATTTGCCGCGTCGATAAAGCAAAAATGTGATTCATATCAGATGACGCAAGTGTCACTTGAACATGGTACTGAGCCGGCTGATGTTTTATTCATACTCGCTAAGCGTTTCGTCGCTATGCTAACGTCAAAAGAAGCACTGGCGGTTCATAAAATATGTGCCTACGAGTCGAAGTCACACCCGCAATTGTCTGAGCTATTTTATCAGGAAGGGCCTGAGCGTATGGTCAATGACGTGACGAAATTAATGGCAGAGTTTCACACTAAACAACAGTTATCTATCCCAGAGCCTAGATTTGCCGCTATACAGTTTTTGAATATGGCGAAAGGGGAGTGTTGGATGCGTGTGGAATTTAATACTAAAAAACAAATATCCGAAGCAGAAATAAATAGCTATTTAAAGGCGAGTGTTGCTTTGTTTATTAAGGGCTATTCTCTGTAG
- the ccmD gene encoding heme exporter protein CcmD: MQFDSINAFLAMGGYGFYVWLSYGVSIFTLALLIFSSITSHKKIKQQIAQRQKREAKLRQAAELQKAQTSADNSHSI, from the coding sequence ATGCAGTTTGATAGTATCAATGCTTTTTTAGCTATGGGTGGTTATGGCTTTTATGTCTGGCTATCCTATGGCGTTAGTATCTTTACCCTAGCACTATTAATTTTTTCTAGCATTACCAGTCACAAAAAGATTAAACAACAAATAGCTCAACGTCAAAAACGTGAAGCAAAGCTACGCCAAGCGGCAGAGCTACAAAAAGCACAAACCAGTGCTGACAACAGTCATAGTATTTAA
- a CDS encoding efflux RND transporter periplasmic adaptor subunit: MFTNPRAKQFFASYGSALFLVLSLTLFTACSKKEQASGQVNEQSANYHQSADIQTISPSKSYDIVRRYIGKVVSKQLTSLSFEYAGKVAHVYVDNGDMITKGQLLAEFDTELLSIKRREIEATIAQLNAQAELNKLNLVRINNLNTKGYSSKQALDELETEQKIIQADISRQQANIATIEYQISHAKLHAPFDAFINTRSVAEGENFTPNQTAFELIKQTDHEVSVGIPVSVASRLIVGQQLDVRLNKQTITAQVLVIGKQVHDVSRTIELRLALKQQTLFYNGQLVQVNIKQNVEKSGFWLPLSALTDGVRGQWNVYQVSKTTDELFSISASTIKIEYSTVDAAYITGLPLVDNEIIMAGVHRYVPGQLVKRANDQVKAMPEMAVKAKAGQIL, from the coding sequence GTGTTCACAAACCCGCGTGCCAAACAGTTTTTTGCCAGCTATGGCTCCGCTTTATTCTTGGTTTTATCACTAACGCTATTTACTGCTTGCTCTAAAAAAGAGCAAGCAAGTGGGCAAGTTAACGAGCAAAGCGCTAATTACCATCAAAGTGCTGATATTCAAACAATATCGCCAAGTAAGTCCTATGACATTGTTCGCCGCTATATCGGAAAAGTCGTTAGTAAACAATTGACCTCTTTGAGCTTTGAATATGCGGGTAAAGTCGCGCATGTGTATGTCGATAATGGCGATATGATCACCAAAGGGCAATTGCTGGCTGAGTTTGATACTGAACTGTTAAGTATTAAACGACGTGAAATCGAAGCCACCATTGCACAACTCAATGCCCAAGCAGAGCTAAACAAGCTGAATCTAGTCCGTATCAATAATTTAAATACCAAAGGCTATAGCTCAAAACAAGCATTGGATGAACTTGAAACCGAGCAAAAAATTATCCAAGCGGATATTTCTCGACAACAAGCAAATATAGCAACTATTGAATATCAGATATCGCACGCCAAACTCCATGCACCTTTCGATGCTTTTATAAATACTCGTTCAGTCGCAGAAGGTGAAAACTTTACCCCGAATCAAACCGCATTTGAATTGATCAAACAAACGGATCATGAAGTATCTGTCGGTATACCTGTCAGTGTCGCGAGTCGTTTAATTGTCGGTCAGCAGCTTGATGTAAGGTTAAATAAGCAAACAATTACCGCACAAGTGTTAGTGATTGGTAAACAGGTGCATGATGTCAGCCGCACCATAGAGTTACGCCTCGCCCTTAAACAACAAACGCTGTTTTATAATGGTCAATTAGTTCAAGTAAATATTAAGCAAAATGTTGAAAAATCAGGTTTTTGGCTGCCTTTGTCAGCATTAACCGATGGCGTTCGCGGCCAATGGAACGTCTATCAAGTCAGCAAAACGACTGATGAATTATTTTCCATTTCAGCAAGTACTATTAAGATAGAATATTCCACCGTAGATGCTGCATATATTACCGGCTTACCTTTAGTGGATAACGAAATCATTATGGCCGGGGTGCATCGTTATGTGCCGGGTCAACTAGTGAAGCGCGCTAATGATCAAGTCAAAGCAATGCCTGAAATGGCAGTTAAAGCAAAAGCAGGTCAAATTTTATGA
- a CDS encoding VacJ family lipoprotein, producing MSVLFTRSVYLIALLYSFLLVGCSSVPPLESNAIAPKVELPDNLDELGVISEYDDPWGSFNRRMYYFNAKADEYVILPVVAGYKKVTPDVVELGVHNFFNNLGEISTFVNSLLQLKFPVAGETLGRFALNSTLGLAGLFDVATPIGLVEQNEDFGQTLGYWGVGAGPYIVLPLLGPSSLRDATGLVYDSLASQQVIDELKMTTDQELFMSLIEAIDTRSSLPFRYYSSGSAFEYEHLKLLYKKYREIQVAR from the coding sequence ATGTCAGTTTTATTTACCCGAAGTGTTTACTTGATTGCGCTTCTATACAGTTTTTTATTAGTAGGTTGTTCATCGGTTCCGCCGCTAGAAAGTAACGCCATAGCGCCAAAAGTTGAGCTGCCAGACAACCTTGATGAGTTGGGCGTGATCAGTGAATATGATGATCCTTGGGGTAGCTTTAATCGCCGCATGTATTACTTTAATGCCAAAGCTGATGAATACGTAATATTACCTGTTGTTGCTGGTTATAAGAAAGTAACCCCTGATGTTGTTGAATTGGGCGTTCATAATTTCTTTAATAATTTAGGCGAAATATCTACCTTTGTTAATTCCTTATTACAGCTAAAGTTTCCGGTTGCAGGTGAAACCTTGGGACGCTTTGCCTTGAACTCTACTTTGGGTTTAGCAGGACTTTTTGATGTTGCGACTCCGATTGGCTTGGTCGAGCAAAATGAAGATTTTGGTCAAACATTGGGCTATTGGGGCGTGGGGGCTGGGCCATACATAGTGCTACCTTTACTAGGTCCGTCATCATTACGCGATGCTACAGGTCTTGTTTATGACAGTTTAGCTTCTCAGCAAGTTATTGATGAACTAAAAATGACGACGGATCAGGAATTGTTTATGTCGCTTATCGAGGCTATCGACACAAGGTCATCATTGCCATTTAGATATTATTCATCAGGCTCTGCGTTTGAGTATGAACATTTAAAATTGCTTTATAAAAAATATCGAGAAATCCAAGTCGCTCGTTAA
- a CDS encoding 1-acylglycerol-3-phosphate O-acyltransferase produces the protein MLAVIRVILMTFTLVIISLCSILYCLIRPFHRDNVFHTAKYLGKVAKILGLEIEIRIPESAKNIGPVVYICNHQNSYDIFTVSGAVQPGTVSVGKKSLKWIPFFGQMYWLTGNILIDRKNKNKAMNTIDMTAKKIREKKLSIWLFPEGTRSYGRGLLPFKTGAFRTAAKAEVPVVPVCASNTHKTINLNRWNNGKMIIEFLDPVLLSGEDKDKIRGISAKIHSNMLAKIEQLNIETGHELPQSSDKKSQDKQTSEIK, from the coding sequence TTGTTAGCAGTTATACGCGTAATCTTGATGACTTTTACCTTAGTTATCATCTCTCTCTGTTCTATTCTTTACTGTTTGATTCGACCATTTCATCGCGATAATGTCTTTCATACAGCTAAATACTTGGGCAAAGTAGCAAAAATTTTGGGTCTGGAAATTGAAATTCGTATACCTGAGTCGGCAAAAAATATTGGCCCCGTTGTCTATATTTGTAATCATCAAAACAGCTACGACATTTTTACTGTCAGTGGTGCCGTTCAGCCAGGTACGGTCAGTGTTGGTAAGAAAAGTTTAAAATGGATCCCATTTTTTGGCCAAATGTACTGGCTAACGGGTAATATTTTGATTGATAGAAAAAACAAAAATAAAGCCATGAACACCATCGATATGACCGCGAAAAAAATTCGTGAGAAAAAGTTATCGATTTGGCTTTTTCCTGAAGGTACACGAAGCTATGGCCGTGGTTTATTACCGTTTAAAACGGGCGCATTTCGCACGGCAGCAAAAGCTGAAGTGCCTGTTGTGCCGGTTTGTGCTAGCAATACTCACAAAACCATCAATTTGAATCGTTGGAATAACGGTAAAATGATTATCGAATTTTTAGATCCAGTGCTGCTATCAGGCGAAGATAAAGATAAAATTCGCGGCATATCGGCTAAAATACACAGTAATATGTTAGCGAAAATTGAGCAATTGAATATTGAAACAGGCCATGAGCTGCCACAATCTAGTGATAAAAAATCGCAAGATAAGCAAACAAGTGAGATAAAATAA
- the rraB gene encoding ribonuclease E inhibitor RraB — MIDEELQQWQEHTEDLIAALVEDGTNEEVHHTIEHHFSSVDFDVLEKAAITAFKNGFEIEEPEEAELENGDKVFAFDIVTEQALDFDIIFDETKKMFELAKQCKVDYDGWGTYFEE; from the coding sequence ATGATTGATGAAGAATTACAGCAATGGCAAGAACATACCGAAGATTTGATCGCTGCGCTAGTGGAAGATGGCACGAATGAAGAAGTGCATCATACCATTGAACATCACTTTTCAAGTGTTGATTTTGATGTGTTAGAAAAAGCCGCGATCACGGCATTTAAAAATGGTTTTGAAATTGAAGAACCAGAAGAAGCTGAGCTAGAAAATGGCGATAAAGTTTTTGCTTTTGATATTGTGACTGAGCAAGCGTTAGACTTTGACATCATTTTCGATGAAACAAAAAAGATGTTCGAATTAGCCAAACAGTGCAAAGTTGATTATGATGGTTGGGGAACATATTTCGAAGAATAA